A region of the Exiguobacterium aurantiacum DSM 6208 genome:
GGGGAACTTGCTTTTAACGGTGAGGGCTGGGACGCACTCGCTACAATCATTCAAGTCGATGGGGGACGGACGGCCGTCGATTTCACGATGAATCGGGAAAGTCGGATCGGTCCGGACCTCGGCCCGCTCGTCACGAAGTATTATGAGGCGTTAGAGCAAAAATTCCCGCTCCGTGCCATCGGAAACCAATCTGTCGAACGATAAGGAGGGCTGAGCATGCGTTGTCCTAAATGCGATCATAACGGAACGAGGGTGCTCGACTCCCGTCCTGTCCAAGATTTTTACTCAATTCGACGCCGCCGGGAATGTGAACAGTGCGGTTATCGGTTCACGACGTTTGAGACCGTTGAACAAACGCCGCTCATCATTGTGAAAAAAGATGGAAATCGAGAAGAGTTCAGCCGTGAGAAAGTGCTTCGAGGCATCATACGGGCCTGTGAGAAACGACCGGTCACGCTCGAACAACTCGAAGGCGTCGTCACAAAAGTCGAGCAGCAGTTACGTGCCCTCGGCCAGTCCGAGATTCCGAGTGAACAAGTCGGTGAACTCGTCATGAACGAGCTCGCCCGTGTCGATGAAGTGGCT
Encoded here:
- the nrdR gene encoding transcriptional regulator NrdR, encoding MRCPKCDHNGTRVLDSRPVQDFYSIRRRRECEQCGYRFTTFETVEQTPLIIVKKDGNREEFSREKVLRGIIRACEKRPVTLEQLEGVVTKVEQQLRALGQSEIPSEQVGELVMNELARVDEVAYVRFASVYRQFKDISVFFKELEDLMKQEKSTN